The Corallococcus caeni genomic interval GAAGCGCGGGGTGATGCCGCGCGCGTGCGCGTAGGACACCAGCTCCGGCACCTCCGCGTCGTTGACGCCGCGCATGACCACGACGTTGAGCTTCAGCGACTGGAAGCCCGTGCCCGCCGCCGCGTCGATGCCGCGCAGCACCGCCGCGAAGTCGCCCTGCTTGGAGATGCGCCGGAACACGTCCGCGGACAGCGTGTCCAGGCTCAGGTTGAGCTGGGTGACGCCCGCGTCGCGCAGCGGCACGGCCAGGGACTCCAGGCGGCTGGCGTTGGTGGTGATGGCCAGGTGCTCCACGCCGGCCACCGCGGCGATGCCCCGGGCAATTTCCAGGATGTCCGGCCGGGCAAGCGGCTCGCCGCCCGTCAGGCGCACGCGGCGGATGCCCATGCGCGCGAAGACGGAGACGATGCGCTCGAATTCGCCCGCGTTCAGCAGGTCCTTCTTCCCGCCCCACGACGCGGGCGAGCAGTAGGTGCAGCGGAAGTTGCAGCGGTCCGTGATGCTCAGCCGCAAGTAGGTCATGCGCCGCCCCTGCGCGTCACAGAGCGGCGGGGCGAGCGGATTCGGAGCGGGCAGGGGGGCGGTCATCACGGGGCCTTCCGCCTTCATGGATAGCAACCCTGCCGGGGAAAGACACCGCTTCCCGCGGGCAGGCTCAGCCCTCGGTGCCGGACGCGGAGCGGATGACGACGGGCGGCGCCCCAATTGGCGTGGCCGTGCTGCCCACCGGCGGAGAGTCCGGCTCGTCGTCCAGGTCGGTGAGCCGCGCCAGCTCGGACTCCGCCTCGGCGGCGTCCGCGGCGGCCTGCATCGGGTTGAGCTTCTTCTCCGCCATCTGCTTCTTGATGTGGATGAGCCCCTCCTCGCCGATGTCCAGGAACGCCTTCACCACGTCCGGGTCGAACTGCGTGTTGGCGCAGCGCTTGATCTCCTGGATGGCGTTGGCGAACGTCGTGCCCTTGCGGTACGGCCGGTCGCTCGTCATCGCGTCCAGCGTGTCCGCCACCGCGAAGATGCGCGCGCCGATGTGGATCTCATTGCGCTGGAGGTTGCGGGGGTAGCCCGCGCCGTCGTAGCGCTCCTGGTGCGACAGGACGATGTCCGCCGGGGTGGAGAGGAAGGGGATGTTCTGGATCATCTGGAAACCGATTTCCGGATGACGCCGCATCTCCAGCCACTCGTCGGGGGTGAGCTTGCCGGGCTTGAGCAGCACCGCGTCCGGCACGCCGATCTTCCCGATGTCGTGCAGGAGCGCCCCGCGGCCGATCTCCTCCATCTCCTTGCCGCGGATGCCCATGCGGCTGGCGATGGCGCTCGTGTAGCTGACCACGCGCTGGGAGTGGTCGCTCGTCTCGTGCTCGCGCGCGTCCAGGGCCGCCACCAGCGCCAGCAGCGTGTTCTGGTACGTGTTGGCGATGTTGTGCAGCGCGCTGCGCAGCTCGGCGGTGCGGTCGCGCACCTTGCCCTCGAGCTTCTTCTGGTAGCGCTTGCGCGCCATCTCGATGCGCCGCTTGGCGAGCGCACGCTCGATGGCCCGGATCAGGTCGGTGAGCTTGGGTGGCTTGAGCAGGTAGTCCACCGCGCCCCGGCGCAGACAGTCCACGGCGGACTCGGTGTCGCCGTAGCCGGTGAGCATGATGACGGACGTGTCCGGCAGCCGCTCGCGCAGGTTCTCCAGGAGCCACAGCCCGTCGCGGCCCGGCATCTTCATGTCGCTGATGACGAGCGGCGTCTCTTCTTCACCCGCGACGTCGAGCGCCATCTCGGCGCCGTTGGCCACGACGCAGTTGTAGCCCTCCTCACGGAGGAGCACGGAGATGACGTCGCGGACGGAGTCGTCGTCGTCGACGATCAGGATTCTGGGCGGTGCGGGGGGGATGGCTTCCACGGTGGAAGATTCTAGAGGTTTCCAGGGATTAAAGGCGAACGAGTGCGAGAAATCATCACCCCCTCGCCTCCCTGCCATCCAGGGTGGGGTGCGAGCCCTGGCGCCGGGGTGAACGTCCCGGGTTCCCGGCGCATTCCCCGCCTCCGGGAGTAGGGCGGGCAGGCGCCCTGCGTCAGCCGCGCGCCATTGTCCCCCGGTCGTAGCGGAACGGGGAGAGATCCACCGAGGGCTTCTCTCCCAGCACGGCCTGGGCGACGAGCTTGGCGGTGATGGGGGTGAGGAGGATGCCGTTGCGGAAGTGGCCCGTGGCGAGGAACAGGCCGGGCGTGGGCCCTTCTCCGATGTAGGGCAGCGCGTCCTGGGTCCAGGGACGGAAGCCGGCCCACGTCTCCACCACGGGCGCGCTGCCCAGGTCCGGGCAGAGCTCCAGCGCCATGTCGAGGATCCGCGCCAGGCCCGCCGCGGTCACCTGCTTGTCGAAGCCCACGTGCTCCATGGTGCTCCCGGCGATGATCCGCCCGTCCGCGCGCGGCACCAGGTAGCCCTTCGCGGACGTCACCACGCGCTCCAGGAGCGGCAGCCGCGTCTGCAGCTGCACCATCTGTCCTCGCGCCGGGCGCACCGCCTGCGCCGACACGCCCGCACCCTGGACCAGGGACGACCACGAGCCCGCCGCCAGCACCACGGCGTCCGCGCGCAGCACCTCGCCGTCCAGGTCCACGCCCACCGCGCGGCCGTGCTCGTGCACCACGCCGCGCACGTAGCCGCTCTTGAACACAGCACCCACGCGCGCGGCGGCCATGGTGAGCGCGCGCACGAGGAGCCGGTTGTCCACCTGGTGATCATCCGGGAAGTGCGCGGCGCCCACGGCGGTGGGGGACAGGTGCGGCTCCAGCTCGCGCGCGGCCTTGCCGTCGAGCAGCTGGGCGCGCAGCCCCATGCCGTGCTGCCAGCCCACGGTGGACTCCACATGGTGGAGGTCCGCTTCGTCGAACGCGACGCGCAGCAGGCCGCACGGCCGGTACGCGATGTCCACGCCGGAGAGTTCACGCAGCTCGGTGGCGAAGCTCCCGTAGAGGGCGCGGCTTCGCAGGCAGAGCTCGAAGAAGGGGCCCGGTCCGTCGGCCTCCCACTGCGGCGCGAGGATGCCGCCCGCGGCGCTGGAGGCCTCGGCGCCGGGGATGGAGCGCTCCAGCACCGTCACGCGCACACCGGCCTGACGGAGTCTCAGCGCGATGCCGCAGCCCATCACGCCACCGCCCACCACGAGGACGTCGGAGGTTGCCATGCGCCGCTTGTGCTCAAGCGAGCACGGGTTTGCAAGCGTCAAGACAGGCGATGACCTGGGGTGACTTGACGTTGGGGCCTCCAGTCGTTAACCCTAGGGCCGTGCTTTCCACGTCCCTGCATCACCACCATGCGCATCATCGGCCGGCCCATGACGGGACCGTTCGCCGCGCGCATGCCTGGGTGACGCACTAGAACGCACCCACTTCCGGCAGATGCCGCAGTGATCGAAGGCCCGTCCCCCCAGGACGGGCCTTTTTTCGTTTCCACGACCGCAGTCCCCCGAGCCCGACCATGTTGAAGATTGCCCTGCCCAACAAAGGACGTCTGTCCGAGGAAGTGCGCGAGCTGTTCAACGACGCGGGCCTGGAGGTGCGCGCCCGGGGAGAGCGGGCCCTCACCGCGTCCCTGGGCGGCGAGTTCGAGGCCATCTTCGTCCGCGCCCAGGACATCCCGGAGTTCGTCGCGGACGGCGCCGCGCAGGCGGGCGTCACCGGCTGGGACCTGGTGAACGAGGCCGGGCGCGAGCTGGAGCCGCTGATGGACCTGGAGTTCGGCCGCTGCCGGCTGGTGGTGGCCGCGCGCGACGAGAGCGGCATCACCCGCGTGGAGGACGTGAAGGACGGGATGCGGGTGGCCTCGTGCTTCCCTCGACTGACGCAGGCCTTCTTCCAGCAGCGTGGACAGAAGGTGACGGTGGTGCCGGTGAGCGGCGCGGCGGAGATCGCCCCGCACCTGGGCATCGCGGACATCGTGGTGGACCTCACGTCCACGGGCTCCACGCTGAAGATGAACGGCCTGCGGGAGGTGTCCACCGTGCTGGAGTCCAGCGCCCGGCTGGTGGCGTATCCGGGCAACGGCGCGGAGGCCCGGCGCGCGCTGGAGGAGCTGACGCAGGCGCTGGGGTCCGTGCTGGCGGCGCGCGGGCGGCGCTACCTGATGGCCAACGTCCCGAAGTCGTCGCTGGAGCAGGTGCGCGAGGTGCTGCCCGGCCTCAACGGCCCCACGGTGGTGGACGTGATGAACGGGGGCCACTTCGTCGCGGTGCACGCGGTGGTCTCGTCGAAGACGCTCTACCGCACGGTCAACGCGCTGAAGGCGCTGGGCGGGCAGGGCATCCTCGTCACGCGCATCGAGAGGTTGATGGCATGAGCGCTCCGGTCCTCAAGTATCAGGGTGCCCTGTCCGCACTGGATCCCGAAGCGCGGCGGAAGCTGCTGGCGCGCACGGGAGAGTCGGACGCCCAGGTGGCTTCCCGCGTCCAGGCGATCATCGCCCGTGTGCGCGCGGAAGGCGACCGGGCCCTCTTCGACTTCGCTCGCGAGTTCGACCGCGTGGAGTTGCAGGCCCTGGAGGTTCCACGCGCACGGTGGGACGTGGCGCTGGAGTCGATTCCGTCCGGGGTGCGCGAGGCGCTGACCCGCGCGGCGCGCAACATCGCCCGGGCCCACGCGGCGCAGCGGCCCCAGGCCACCGAGGTGGAGACGGAGCGCGGCGTGGTCGTGGGCCGCCGGCCGGATCCGCTGAGCCGGGTCGGCGTGTACGCCCCCGGCGGCCGGGCGGTGTACCCCAGCAGCGTGCTCATGGGCGTGGTCCCCGCGAAGGTGGCGGGCGTGGGCGAGGTCATCGTCTGTTCTCCGCCAGGACCGGACGGTCTGCCGAGCGCGGGCGTGCTCGCGGCGGCGGCATTGGCGGGCGCGGACCGGGTCTTCGCGTTGGGCGGCGCGGGTGCGGTGGCCGCGCTGGCCTATGGCACGCGGAGCGTTCCCCGGGTGGACCGCATCGTCGGACCGGGCAATGCCTACGTGGCGGCGGCGAAGCTCCAGGTGGTGGACGCCGTCGCCATCGACGCTCCCGCGGGCCCGAGCGAGATCCTCGTGGTCGCCGACGCGAGCGCCCAACCGGAGGCCGTGGCGCGCGAGCTGTTGGCCCAGGCGGAGCACGACCCCGAGGCCTGCTGCGTGGCGCTGGTGGTGGGCGCTTCGCTGGCGCAGGCGGTGCGGGACGCAGTGGAGCAGCAGGCCCGCGTCGCGCGGCGCGGGGACATCGTCCTTGCGGCGCTGGGCAGCCGGGGCGCGGTGTTGCGCATCGACTCGCTGGAGGAGGCGTGGCCCTTCGTCGCGGACTTCGCGCCGGAACACCTGCTGCTCGCGACGTCGAAGCCCTCGGAGGACCTGGCACGCGTTCGCAACGCAGGCACGGTGTTCGTGGGACAGCGCGCGTCGGTGGCCTTCGGCGACTACCTCACGGGCGCGAACCACGTGCTGCCCACCGCGGGCCTGGCCCGGGCGTACTCGGGGCTGAGCGTGCTGGACTTCTACCGCTGGACCACGTGGCAACGCGTGACGCCGGAAGCAGCGGCGGCGATGGCTGACGACGTGGGGACGCTGGCGGACAGCGAGGGCCTCTTCGCCCACGCGGCCGCGGCGCGGGCCTGGAGGGCGCCATGATTCCGTTCCGCGACACGTACCGGGACATCCCGCTGTACTCGCCGGCGAAGAAGCCGTGCCGGGTGGACCTGAGCGACAACACCAACCTCTTCGGAGCGCCCCCGTCGGCGGATCGCGTGCTGCGGGAAGAGGGCCTCCTGAAGCTCTCCCGCTATCCCGGCGGCTATGCGCCGGACCTGAAGCGCGCCGTGGCGCGGTACGCGGGCGTCGCGGTGGAGAACGTGACGACGGGCTGCGGCTCGGACGACGTCATCGACTGCGCGCTGCGGGCCTTCCTGGAGCCCGGAGACGTGGTGGCCTTTCCGGACCCCACGTTCGTGATGGTGCCCATGTTCGCCCGGCTGAGCGCGCTCAAGCCGGTGCCCGTGCCGCTGCGGGCGGGTTCGGACCTGGACCTGGACGTGGAGGGCCTGCTCGCCACGGGGGCGAAGCTCATCTACGTGTGCACGCCGAACAACCCCACTGGCACCGTGGCCTCCCGCGCGGCGCTGGAGCGGCTGGTGGATCAGGCGCGGGGCGTGGTGCTCATCGACCAGGCCTATGTGGAGTTCACGCGGGGCGGAGACTTCCTCGACCTGGCGCGGACGCGGCCCAACGTCCTGGTGACGCGCACGATGTCCAAGGCGTTCGGGCTCGCGGGCCTGCGGGTGGGCTGGGGCGTGGGCGCGCCGTCGCTGGTCGCGGAGGTGGAGAAGGCCCGGGGGCCCTACAAGCACACGACGCTGGGCGAGGCCGTGGCGGTGTCCGCGCTCACGGAGGACGTCCCCTGGATGGAGGCCTGCGCGGCGGAGGCCGTGGAGAACCGCGAACGGCTGCGCGGCGGCTTGAGGGCGCTGGGCCTGGAGCCGCTGCCCTCGGAGGGCAACTTCCTCCTCGTCCCCGTGCCGGAAGCGCGGCGGGTGGGCGAAGCGCTGCGGGAGCGCAACGTGAACGTGCGGGTGTTCGAAGGGCTCACGGGCGTGGGCGATGCGCTGCGCATCGGCTGCGGTCCCTGGCCCCTGATGGCTTCAGCGCTGAAGGCGCTCAAGGAGGTGCTGTGATGCGAGTGACCCTGTTCGACTACGGCGCGGGCAACCTGCACTCGCTGATCAAGGCGCTGGCCACCACGCCAGGCGCGGAGGTGCGCGTGCAGGAGGAGCCGTCGCGCGCGCTGGATACGGACGTCCTGGTGCTGCCCGGCGTGGGGGCATTTGGTTCCGCGGCGGCGCGGCTGGCTCCGGGACGCGAGGCGATGCGCAAGGCCCTGGACGCGGGCCTGCCGTGCCTGGGCATCTGCCTGGGCATGCAGCTGCTCTTCGAGGAGAGCGACGAGGGGGCAGGGCAGGGACTCGGCTACTTCCCGGGCCGGGTGACGCGGCTGGCCGCGCGGCATGTCCCCCAGATCGGCTGGAACGACGTGGAGGAGGACCGGGCGCTTAAGTCCGCGCGGCTGTCCACCGTGTACTACGCGCACAGCTTCGTGTGCCGTGCCGTGGAGCCGCGCGAGGTGGTGGGCTGGACGACCCACGAAGGCGACCGGTTCCCCGCCTCCGTGCGGCGCGGCAACGTGCTGGGCGTGCAGTTCCACCCGGAGAAGTCCTCCGACGCGGGCGTGCGCTTCGTGCAGGCGTTCCTCCAGGAGGTGGCCTCGTGATCGCCATCCCGGCCATCGACCTGCGGGAAGGCGCGTGCGTGCAGCTCGTGGGAGGCTCCTACGAGGCGGAGCGCGTGCGCGTGAATGATCCGCTGGATGCCTTGAAGCAGTGGCTCTCGCTGGGCTTCCGCACGTTCCATGTCGTGGACCTGGACGCGGCGCTGGGCAAGGGCTCCAACGCGGATGTGGTGGCGCGGCTGGTGTCGTATGCCCCGGGCCTTACCTTTTCGGTGGGCGGCGGTGTGCGCGAGGCCTGGCGGGTGGAGGCGGTGCTCGCGGGCGGGGCGTCCTCGGTCGTCGTGGGGACCCGCGCCATCGAGGATCTCGCCTGGCTCACCGAGGTCTCGGAGCGCTTCCCGGGCCGCGTGGTGGTCGCCGCGGACGTGAAGGGCCGCGAGGTCGTGACGCGCGGCTGGACGGCCGGCAGCGCGCGCGACATCCGCGACGTGCTGTCCGCGCTGGAGCCCCTGCCGCTGGGCGGGTTGCTCGTCACGGCGGTGCACAAGGAGGGGCAGCTGGGCGGCGTGGACCTGCCGCTGATGGAGGAGGTGGCCCGTTCGAGCCGGCACCGGATCCTTGCCTCCGGCGGCGTGACGACGTTGGAGGACCTGCGCGCGCTGGCGAAGGTGGGCGCGCACGGGGCTGTGGTGGGCATGGCGCTTTACACAGGACGGCTGGATGCGCGCGCGGTCGCGCGGGAGTTCACGGAATGAGCACGGTCACGACGGTCGTCCGGGAAACGAAGGAGACGCAGGTCACGGTGGAGCTGGCGCGCGGCACGGGCGTGGCCCGGGTGGACACGGGCCTCAAGTTCTTCGACCACATGCTCGCCACCTTCGCGCGCTACGCGGGGCTGGACCTGACCCTGCGCGCGCGCGGCGACCTGCGCCACCACCTGATGGAGGACGTGGCCATCACCCTGGGCACCGCCGTCCAGCGCGTCATCCCCGCCACGGCGGCGCGCTACGGCGAGCGCACCCTGCCCATGGACGACGCGCTGGTGCAGGCGTGCCTGGACGCGGGCGGGCGCTTCTACTACCGGGGCCCGCTGAAGAACCGGCTGTACGAGCACTGGATGCGCTCCTTCTGCGAACACTCGCGCATCACGCTCCACCTGCGCGTGCTGCGCGGGAAGGACAGCCACCACCTCACCGAGGCGGCCTTCAAGGCGCTGGGGCTCGCGCTGCGCGACGCGATGGTGGACTCCGGCGTCGTCTTCAGCATGAAGGGCAGCGTCTCCCTGGAGGTGAAGTGATGCTCCGCCGACGGATCATCGTCTGCCTGGACGTGAAGGGCGGCCGCGTGGTGAAGGGCATCCAGTTCGAGGGCCTGCGCGACGTGGGCGACCCGGTGGAGCTGGCGCGGCGCTATGAGGAGGCCGGCGCGGACGAGGTGACGTTCCTGGACATCTCCGCGAGCGCCGAGGAGCGGCAGACGCTGTGGGACCTGGTCCAGCGCACCGCGGAGCGCCTCTTCATCCCGCTCACGGTGGGCGGCGGCGTGCGGACCGTGGAGGACGTGGGGCGCGCGCTGCGGGCCGGCGCGGACAAGGTGAGCATCAACTCCGCGGCCGTGGCCACGCCCGAACTGCTCACCGGCTGCGCGGAGCGCTTCGGCGCCCAGTGCGTCGTGGCCAGCATCGACGCGAAGCGGGAGGGCGACCGCTACCGCGTCTACACGCACGGAGGCCGCCGCCCCACCGACCTGGACGCGGTGGCCTGGGCGAAGGAGTGCGTCCGGCGCGGCGCGGGCGAGGTGCTGCTCACCAGCATCGACCGGGACGGCGCGCGCACGGGCTATGACCTGGACCTGACGCGCGCGGTGGCGGAGGCCGTGGACGTGCCCGTCATCGCCTCCGGCGGCGCGGGCCGCGCGGAGCACGTGCGAGACGCGCTGACGATTGGCGCGGCGGATGCGGCGCTGGTGGCCGGCATCCTCCACGATGGCCTCACCACCGTGGGCGCCTTGAAGGCCCTGCTGAAGGACAACGGCATCTCCATCCGGAGCACGACATGAACGCGGACCCGAGAGATTTGATGGAGGCCGCCGCCGACGTGGCGCGCAAGGCCGGTGACGTGGCGCTGGACTTCTTCCGGCGCGGCATCGCCGTGGACACCAAGAGCGATGGAACGCCCGTGACCGTGGCGGATCGCACCGCCGAGTGGACCGCCCGCGAGTGGCTGGAGGCGCACTTCCCCGAGGACGGCATCCTGGGCGAGGAGTTCGGCGAGTCGCGGCCGGGCGCGAAGCGCCGCTGGATATTGGATCCCATCGACGGCACGAAGACGTTCATCCGGGGCGTGCCGCTGTGGGGCACGCTGGTCGCGGTGGCGGAAGGGGAGAACATCCTCGCGGGCGCGGCCTACTTCCCGGCCGTGAACGAGCTGCTCGTCGCGTCTCCGGGCCTGGGTTGCTTCTGGAACGGCTCCGCGGCGCGCGTGTCGGAGCAGGACTCGCTGGCGCAATCCGTGGTGCTCATCACCGACGAGCGCTTCCTCCAGAACCCCGCGAAGGGCCAGGCGTGGCGGGAGCTGTCCCGGCAGGCGTCCCTCTCCCGCACGTGGGGGGACTGCTACGGCTACCTCCTCGTCGCCACCGGCCGCGCGGAGGCCATGGTGGACGAGGCCCTGTCCCCCTGGGACGCGGCGGCGCTGCAACCCATCATCGAGGAGGCGGGCGGCGTGTTCACCGACTGGAAGGGTACGCGCACGGCGTTCGGCGGTGACGGCATCGCCACCAACGCGGCGCTGGCGAAGCAGGTGCGCGAGGTGCTGGGCAAGGGAGTGCGGCCATGACGCTGGACCTCTCCACGTTGAACTTCGACAAGGGCCAGGGGCTGGTGACGGTGGTGACGCAGGACGCGAGCACCGGCGACGTCCTGATGGTGGCGCACGCCGACCGCGAGGCGCTGGAGCGCACGCTCGCCACGGGCGAGATGCACTACCGCTCCCGCACGCGCGGCCTCTGGCACAAGGGCGCCACCAGCGGGAACACCCAGCAGGTCGTCTCCCTCACCGCGGATTGCGACGGTGACGCGGTGCTCGCGCGCGTGCGGAAGGCCGGCCCCGCGTGCCACACCGGCGAGGAGACCTGCTTCGGTGAAGGCCGCTGGGACACGCTCGCGCACCTGGACGCGACGCTCGCCGCCCGCGCGACGGGCCCCCTGCCGGAGGGCGCGAAGCCCAGCTACACGCGGCGCCTGCTGGAGGACCGGAACCTGCGCCTGAAGAAGCTGGGCGAGGAGGCCGCGGAGCTCGTCACCGCCTGCGCGGACGCGGACAAGCACCGGGCCGCCGAGGAGGCCGCCGACGTGCTCTACCACGTGCTCGTCGCGGTCCGACCCCTGGGCCTGACGCTGGACGACGTGAAGGCCGTCCTCGCCGCGCGCGCACGTCCGAAGGTGCCCTGAAATCCCAGGATTCCCCGGCGTGTCGGTTGCGACCCAGGCGGAGTTGTCCAACTGCACTGCATCCTCACAGCGTGGCTGGCACACAGGCACCCCAAAGGTGCAGGCGTGTGTCCGCTACTCTTCAAGTGCTTCTGTGATCCTGGTACAGATTCCGGTCTGCGACACGGGCCGTGCCCGACGAAGCGGCCCCGTCGTCATCAGCGTTCGCATCCCGGAGGCTTCGTGTCTGCCACGTACCAATCCGAACTCATCGACCGCGTCCTCTTCTCGCGCTGGCACAACCCGCCGACGAAGGATGACGTCCAGGCCATCATGGCGCAGATGGAGGAGGCGACGCAGCGGCTGGGACAGAACGTGCTGTACATCGCGTCCATCAGCCCCAAGGCGAAGGTTCCCGATGCGACCGAGCGCGCGCACCTGAACCAGATGGTGGCCGAGGGCCGCCGCTACTGTGAGCAGTCCTGGCTCGTGTACGAGGGCACGGACCTGCAGCACAACCTCCAGCGCGTCATCATCTCGGGCGTGCTCATCCTCACGCGCACGTTCGACAACTACCTGTCGGTCGCGAAGTCGGCGGACGCCATCGTCAAGGACGTCTCCACCGCCCTGAAGAAGGACGCGACGTCCATCTTCCGCCAGGCGCGCGACCGCGGCCTCATCGCCTGAGACCCACGCGGGCGACGTCGGAGGCCCTCCGACGCCGCGTGCGTGATGGCGCCCGCGCTACCGGGCGCCGATGATCTCCAGCTCCTTCAGCTCCACTCCCGGCCGCTCCGGAAGGACGCTCAGCGCGTCCACGTCGAGCAGGGGGACCGCGGGCTTGCAGATCTCCCACCTGCCCGTGCCGCGGAAGCGGCAGACGGTGGGGTCCACGAAGTACCCCGTGCCTCCCGGCCCAGCGCGCCCCACGCCCTCCGGCGCGCGGACGTGCGCCCGCAGCGAGCCCGGCCCCGTGGCGAGCACCTGGAAGGACACCGCGTACTTCAGCACCGGCGCGTACTCGAGCCGCAGCGTGCCGTCCGAGCCCGAGCCCGTGCCGCTGCTCGCCAGGGGCAGCTTCACCCCCGACAGCTCGTCCCGGTCGAACGCGCGGAACGCGTCTCCCGGCCCCGTCGGGTGATCCGGTTCGATGGGCTTCGTCTCCACCGCGCCCTGCGTGTGCAGCGTCGCCAGCTGGGGTGCTCGCGAGCCCTGCTGCACCGCCGCCGCGTTCAGGAGCGGGGCGGGCAGCTGCCCCGTCTTCACACAGGTGGGAGCCAGCGTCTCCAGCAGCGCCAGGAGCGGCGGCTCCACGGTCGCTCCCGTCAGGGCCGCGGGCCCCACGGCCTGGCGCACGAGCTCCTGGCAGGTCGCGCCCAGGGCGGGCCCCGCGTGCTCCAGGCTCCACTGCGCCTCCTGCAGGGCAGGGTTCCCCCGGTTCGCGGCCTCCTGCAACGCGTGCGTCACGGCCTGGCCGCAGGGATTGTCGTCCGGCGCACAGCGCTCACAGAGGGTGGCGAGCAGCTCGCGGGGCAGGCCGTCCTTCGCGGTGAGGGGCGCGCGGGAGGCCAGGGCAGGGCCCCTCGCGCAGGCGGCGGCGGGAGGGGTGGGACAGTCGCCGAGCTGCCGGCGCGCATCGCTCCAGGCGGTCCCTGCATCCGCAGAGGTGCCTCCGTCGGACGCGAGCAGGTCCCCGAGGACGGCGTCCAGGCTCCGGCACGCGGCGGGGCCCAGGTCGGGCGGGGTGAGCCTCACCGGCGTCGCGGCCGGTGGCTGCCCGGGGGCCGGAGCGGGCGGGGTTTGATGCGACACGTAATAGAGGCGGGCGAACGCCAGCAGCGCTACTAGCATCAAGAGAAGCGTGTGGAGCGGGAAGCGACGCACGAGCAAACTCCTTGATTCCAACCGGGACCGGGGGTTATCAGCGCCCGCGAGTTCCATCCGCAAAAATGACCGGAGGCGTGTGTGGCTGAGACTTTCGACGTGGTGATCATCGGCTCGGGTCCTGGCGGCTATGTGGGCGCCATCCGCGCGGCCCAGCTCGGGCTGAAGACGGCCATCATCGAAAAGGACAAGCGCCTGGGCGGGACGTGTCTGCACCGCGGGTGCATCCCCACCAAGTCGCTCCTGTGGACGGCGTCGCTCTTCCACCACATCAAGGAGTCGTCCGACTTCGGCATCGACGTGGCGAACCCCACCGTGAACTGGGCCAACGCCCAGAAGCACAAGGACAAGGTCGTCACCAAGGGTGCCAACGGCATCGACTTCCTGATGAAGAAGAACAAGATCACCGTGGTGAAGGGCCACGGCCGCATC includes:
- the moaA gene encoding GTP 3',8-cyclase MoaA, with amino-acid sequence MTAPLPAPNPLAPPLCDAQGRRMTYLRLSITDRCNFRCTYCSPASWGGKKDLLNAGEFERIVSVFARMGIRRVRLTGGEPLARPDILEIARGIAAVAGVEHLAITTNASRLESLAVPLRDAGVTQLNLSLDTLSADVFRRISKQGDFAAVLRGIDAAAGTGFQSLKLNVVVMRGVNDAEVPELVSYAHARGITPRFIELMPFGQGTPVPTAELLERLTAAGRVLTEEPQENAASPTSGPARYWRTEGGRVGFISPLTQNFCGGCNRVRVASNGDLRSCLGGRAQAPLHQLIRGGATDEELAVAVRRALGEKPEGHRFTEAGNGATLLPMMGIGG
- a CDS encoding HD domain-containing phosphohydrolase, with protein sequence MEAIPPAPPRILIVDDDDSVRDVISVLLREEGYNCVVANGAEMALDVAGEEETPLVISDMKMPGRDGLWLLENLRERLPDTSVIMLTGYGDTESAVDCLRRGAVDYLLKPPKLTDLIRAIERALAKRRIEMARKRYQKKLEGKVRDRTAELRSALHNIANTYQNTLLALVAALDAREHETSDHSQRVVSYTSAIASRMGIRGKEMEEIGRGALLHDIGKIGVPDAVLLKPGKLTPDEWLEMRRHPEIGFQMIQNIPFLSTPADIVLSHQERYDGAGYPRNLQRNEIHIGARIFAVADTLDAMTSDRPYRKGTTFANAIQEIKRCANTQFDPDVVKAFLDIGEEGLIHIKKQMAEKKLNPMQAAADAAEAESELARLTDLDDEPDSPPVGSTATPIGAPPVVIRSASGTEG
- the thiO gene encoding glycine oxidase ThiO; its protein translation is MATSDVLVVGGGVMGCGIALRLRQAGVRVTVLERSIPGAEASSAAGGILAPQWEADGPGPFFELCLRSRALYGSFATELRELSGVDIAYRPCGLLRVAFDEADLHHVESTVGWQHGMGLRAQLLDGKAARELEPHLSPTAVGAAHFPDDHQVDNRLLVRALTMAAARVGAVFKSGYVRGVVHEHGRAVGVDLDGEVLRADAVVLAAGSWSSLVQGAGVSAQAVRPARGQMVQLQTRLPLLERVVTSAKGYLVPRADGRIIAGSTMEHVGFDKQVTAAGLARILDMALELCPDLGSAPVVETWAGFRPWTQDALPYIGEGPTPGLFLATGHFRNGILLTPITAKLVAQAVLGEKPSVDLSPFRYDRGTMARG
- the hisG gene encoding ATP phosphoribosyltransferase, whose product is MLKIALPNKGRLSEEVRELFNDAGLEVRARGERALTASLGGEFEAIFVRAQDIPEFVADGAAQAGVTGWDLVNEAGRELEPLMDLEFGRCRLVVAARDESGITRVEDVKDGMRVASCFPRLTQAFFQQRGQKVTVVPVSGAAEIAPHLGIADIVVDLTSTGSTLKMNGLREVSTVLESSARLVAYPGNGAEARRALEELTQALGSVLAARGRRYLMANVPKSSLEQVREVLPGLNGPTVVDVMNGGHFVAVHAVVSSKTLYRTVNALKALGGQGILVTRIERLMA
- the hisD gene encoding histidinol dehydrogenase, with translation MSAPVLKYQGALSALDPEARRKLLARTGESDAQVASRVQAIIARVRAEGDRALFDFAREFDRVELQALEVPRARWDVALESIPSGVREALTRAARNIARAHAAQRPQATEVETERGVVVGRRPDPLSRVGVYAPGGRAVYPSSVLMGVVPAKVAGVGEVIVCSPPGPDGLPSAGVLAAAALAGADRVFALGGAGAVAALAYGTRSVPRVDRIVGPGNAYVAAAKLQVVDAVAIDAPAGPSEILVVADASAQPEAVARELLAQAEHDPEACCVALVVGASLAQAVRDAVEQQARVARRGDIVLAALGSRGAVLRIDSLEEAWPFVADFAPEHLLLATSKPSEDLARVRNAGTVFVGQRASVAFGDYLTGANHVLPTAGLARAYSGLSVLDFYRWTTWQRVTPEAAAAMADDVGTLADSEGLFAHAAAARAWRAP
- a CDS encoding pyridoxal phosphate-dependent aminotransferase; amino-acid sequence: MIPFRDTYRDIPLYSPAKKPCRVDLSDNTNLFGAPPSADRVLREEGLLKLSRYPGGYAPDLKRAVARYAGVAVENVTTGCGSDDVIDCALRAFLEPGDVVAFPDPTFVMVPMFARLSALKPVPVPLRAGSDLDLDVEGLLATGAKLIYVCTPNNPTGTVASRAALERLVDQARGVVLIDQAYVEFTRGGDFLDLARTRPNVLVTRTMSKAFGLAGLRVGWGVGAPSLVAEVEKARGPYKHTTLGEAVAVSALTEDVPWMEACAAEAVENRERLRGGLRALGLEPLPSEGNFLLVPVPEARRVGEALRERNVNVRVFEGLTGVGDALRIGCGPWPLMASALKALKEVL
- the hisH gene encoding imidazole glycerol phosphate synthase subunit HisH, producing MRVTLFDYGAGNLHSLIKALATTPGAEVRVQEEPSRALDTDVLVLPGVGAFGSAAARLAPGREAMRKALDAGLPCLGICLGMQLLFEESDEGAGQGLGYFPGRVTRLAARHVPQIGWNDVEEDRALKSARLSTVYYAHSFVCRAVEPREVVGWTTHEGDRFPASVRRGNVLGVQFHPEKSSDAGVRFVQAFLQEVAS